A genomic stretch from Primulina huaijiensis isolate GDHJ02 chromosome 14, ASM1229523v2, whole genome shotgun sequence includes:
- the LOC140957241 gene encoding chaperone protein dnaJ GFA2, mitochondrial-like, translating to MLPSQGLRRAAAARRSLLSLFLHDSPSSFFDSLLKGDCRSFNTILFNQYFNSSFGNGSDEKKYWLKLGLSGNVFDSPRSIHSTAQLSRDFYDVLHVSNNATASEIKKAYYALAKKLHPDTNKDDPEAEKKFQEVQKAYEVLKDEEKRQQYDQIGHEAFERASNGEGPGFDPFGGAGFNPFQDIFKNADIFNIFNRDMGGEDVKVSLELSFMEAVQGCTKTLSIVTDMACDTCGGTGVPPGTRPETCRRCRGSGMIISQNGPFTLQSTCPNCGGAGKIVSSFCKSCKGKRVLRGPKAVKMNVMAGVDNNETIKVPRSGGADSDGGQPGDLYVMIKVREDPVFRREGADIHVDAVLSITQAILGGSIHVPTLTGDVVVKVRPGTQPGQKVVLRKKGIKVRNSYSFGDQYVHFNVSIPTNLTQRQRQLIEEFVMEEQRDYDKGAAAGASG from the exons ATGCTCCCTTCCCAAGGCCTTCGCCGCGCTGCCGCCGCCCGCCGGTCCCTCTTGTCCTTGTTCCTTCACGATTCTCCTTCCTCT TTTTTCGATTCGTTATTAAAAGGGGATTGCAGGAGCTTCAACACCATTCTTTTCAATCAATATTTTAATTCCAGTTTTGGAAATG GCAGTGATGAGAAGAAGTACTGGTTGAAGCTAGGATTATCCGGGAATGTTTTCGACTCTCCAAGGTCAATTCATTCCACTG CACAACTGTCAAGAGATTTTTATGACGTACTCCATGTCAGTAACAATGCAACGGCATCAGAAATTAAGAAAGCTTATTATGCG CTTGCAAAGAAGTTACATCCAGATACAAACAAAGATGATCCAGAAGCTGAAAAGAAATTTCAAGAAGTTCAGAAGGCATATGAG GTTTTGAAAGATGAAGAAAAACGCCAACAATACGATCAG ATTGGTCATGAAGCTTTTGAACGAGCTAGTAATGGTGAAGGTCCCGGATTTGATCCATTTGGAGGAGCTGGCTTCAATCCTTTCCAGGACATATTTAAAAATGCCGAT ATTTTCAACATCTTCAATAGGGACATGGGTGGCGAGGATGTCAAG GTTTCTTTGGAACTATCCTTTATGGAAGCTGTCCAGGGATGCACAAAAACTCTATCAATTGTAACTGATATGGCTTGTGATACTTGTG GTGGAACTGGTGTTCCTCCGGGTACCAGGCCTGAAACTTGTAGACGTTGTAGAGGCTCGGGCATG ATAATATCACAGAATGGTCCTTTCACACTTCAGTCTACTTGTCCAAATTGTGGAGGTGCTGGGAAAATCGTGTCG AGCTTCTGCAAATCTTGCAAGGGTAAGCGAGTGTTGAGAGGTCCGAAAGCAGTGAAAATGAATGTCATGGCAG GGGTGGATAATAATGAAACTATTAAGGTCCCCAGGAGTGGAGGAGCAGATTCAGATGGGGGTCAACCTGGTGACCTTTATGTTATGATCAAG GTCAGAGAAGATCCGGTGTTCCGTAGAGAAGGGGCTGACATCCATGTTGATGCAGTTTTAAGTATCACTCAG GCAATTTTGGGAGGATCTATCCACGTGCCCACCCTGACTGGGGATGTTGTTGTTAAG GTACGACCCGGTACTCAACCTGGCCAAAAGGTTGTCTTGAGGAAAAAAG GGATCAAAGTCAGAAACTCATATTCATTTGGGGACCAGTATGTTCACTTCAACGTGAGCATTCCAAC AAACTTGACCCAGAGGCAGCGCCAATTAATAGAAGAGTTTGTTATGGAAGAGCAAAGAGACTATGATAAGGGAGCAGCTGCAGGCGCATCAGGTTGA